One region of Mycolicibacterium insubricum genomic DNA includes:
- a CDS encoding TetR/AcrR family transcriptional regulator, producing MPQPTNSPSATLTDPGAAELGFPARLFDGLTASIAERGYRDTTVADIVRHAKTSKRTFYAHFASKDDCLRDLLDADNVAMIAAIRAAVDPQADYLDQIDAAVESYLAAIEARPAITLAWIREFPALGDAARPIQRRGMERFTTLLLEITASPGFARAGIPPVSRETVIILLGGLRELTAQTMEDGGRIRDITHAAVSACLGLVGAPAGTD from the coding sequence ATGCCACAGCCCACCAACAGCCCGTCCGCCACGCTCACCGATCCCGGTGCGGCAGAACTCGGTTTCCCCGCGCGGTTGTTCGACGGGCTGACCGCGTCGATCGCCGAGCGCGGCTACCGCGACACCACGGTCGCCGACATCGTCCGGCACGCCAAAACCTCCAAGCGCACCTTCTACGCCCATTTCGCCAGCAAGGACGACTGCCTGCGGGACCTGCTCGACGCCGATAACGTCGCGATGATCGCCGCCATCCGCGCGGCCGTCGACCCGCAGGCCGACTACCTCGACCAGATCGACGCCGCGGTGGAGTCCTACCTCGCGGCGATCGAGGCCCGCCCGGCCATCACCTTGGCCTGGATCCGGGAGTTCCCCGCCCTCGGCGACGCGGCGCGCCCGATCCAGCGCCGAGGCATGGAACGGTTCACCACACTGCTGCTGGAGATCACGGCCAGCCCGGGATTCGCCCGCGCCGGCATCCCGCCGGTGTCACGGGAGACAGTGATCATCCTGCTCGGCGGCCTGCGCGAGCTCACTGCGCAAACCATGGAGGACGGCGGCCGGATCCGCGATATCACGCATGCCGCGGTGTCGGCCTGCCTGGGGCTGGTAGGCGCCCCCGCGGGCACCGACTAG